The DNA sequence TCTGGATCGAGTACTGGTTGTTGTAGTAGAGAAAGAAAACGAGAGGCGCCAACGCGACCAGAAAGCCTGCAAAAATGCGGAATCGTACCGATTTGACGGCGGCGCTCATCGGTTCTCCTCTTTCTTGTTCCGGCATTCCGAATTTGTATTTTTCATTATAAAGCTTCCGGTCGACCGGCGACAATCCGGTGTTCACAAATCGTTCGTCGAATCGACATCGGTCTGCTATGGAGTTTGATTTGCGGATCGGTTATAGTAATGACGAAAATCATTTCTGTAAATCAGAAAGGAGAATGGAAGTGAAATATCTCCGGCCTTTCTTGAAACGTGCGAAAACGACGCTGTCGATCGCCGCCGTATCGGTCGCCTCGCTGGCGGCAGCGGCGGCCTCGATCGAAGCGCACGACGGCTGGGTGCAGATGTACGCGCCGGTCGTCGCCCAAGGCGAAGTCGCCTACGCAGAGCTGTTGTTCGGCAATCATTCCAACGAGCATCGCAGTTACCGGATCGCGGGGCAGTGGAATCCGGACGCGTCGCGCGTCTATGTGACGACGCCGGACGGCCGGAAAGTCGACGTGACGGCAAGCCGATTTTATACCGGCGAACCGGCGACGGACACCGAACCTGCGGTGAACAACGGTTTTATCGCGAGTTTTTCGTCGTCCGCGCCGGGAGCCTACATCGTGACCGTCGAAGGGGACAGCGTGTTCCGGCACGGCGATCAAGCGACGCGGACGCTGCGCAGCGCCAAGGCGTTCGTCGCGGTGGCCGACGTGCCGCTGGCCGCGCGCGTGCGGGACTTGCGCGGTTTTTCTCGGCAGGTGACGCCCGACCGGGCGGAGTTCGTGCCGGAGTTCAATCCGGCGGCCGTCGTTCCCGGCGACAGGCTGGCGGTTCGGCTGCTGCTCAAGGGCAAGCCGCTGGCGGGAACGCAGGTGTCGGTGATCCGGCGGTCCACGTCGGAATCGGCCGTTTATACGACGGATGCGAACGGGCTTGTTACTTTTACGGCCGGACCGGCTGATTATTATCTCGTTCGCGCCAAGCCGCAGACGCAGGAGCGGATAGAGGGGCAGTACGATGCGACGAATTATGAGGCGACGATGACGTTCGTCGTACAGAACAGCCGGTCGTCGGTGGCGGCCGCTTCCGCCTGCGGCGATCCGTGCGCGCCCGACGTGTACGTCGACGGCCGGCGCGTCGACACGGGCGGTGCGGTTTTGATCCGCGGGGGCACGACGTATGCCGGAGCGGACTGGATGCGCGTGCGTCTCGGCGTTCAGGTTGAAGACCGCGGCGAAGTCGCGCTGCGGGCGAAGGCGGAAGCCGCGGGAGCGACGGTCGAGTTTCTGCCGGCGGTGGGCGACGTGCGGCCCGCGGTGCTGATCTATACGCGAAAAGGGTGAACTCGGCGTGATCGGGCGTGAACGAATGTTTCGGCGCGGGCGGATCGCGTCGATCATCGTCGCAACGATGTGGGCGACGGGGATTTTCATAGGATGGTCGGGCATCGGGTTGTTCTTCGTTACGCCCGATTCAGCCGAGGCTCATGCTTTTTTGCGCCGTTCGTCGCCGACCGACGGCGCCCGGCTGGCGGAGCCGCCGTCCGAGATTCGGCTTGAGTTCACGGAGCCCGTCGATCCCGCTTTGAGTTCGGTGACGTTGGTGAAAGACGACGGCCGGGAGGTTGCGGGAAATCCGGAACCCGGCGATGCGTCGAAGCGATCGCTCGTCGTACGGATTCCGCGGCTGGAGCCCGGCGTCTATACGGTACGCTGGCAAGTGATTTCGGCCGACACGCACGTCGTGGACGGATCGTTCCGGTTTTCGGTCGCCGTCGCGGCGCCGTCGCCGTCGGTTCCGCAGACGATCGATCTCGACGCCGGCGCGGTTGCTTCTGTCCCGCCTTCGTCGACAGGAAGAGGCGTCGGTCCGGCGGCGTCTGCGGCCGGAGCATCCGAGGGCGTCAAGGAAAGTTTTCCGGTTACGCCTGAACCGTCTGCGGCCTCGCCGTCGCCGGCCGAGAGAGGATTCTCGCCATCGGCAGCCGCGCCCGAGGGAGCCTCACCGGGCGGGACTTCGCCGGACGCATCGTCCGGGACGCCGCCGCCTACGGTTGAGACGTCGCCGGCGACGGCCGCATCGTCGCCGGGGGCTTTCGTGCCCAGCGGTCACAGCGGTCATTCGCACGGCGGCACGCACGACCATCCGAACGGAGGAACGGCCGAATCCGGCGGCGGCGGGCAGGACGGTGCCGGGGGAGGACGGACGGGCGGCGTGTTTCGTACCGTACTTCGGGTTCTCGACGGACTGGTTGCGGGCTTGCTGATCGGTTTTCTGTTTTTCCGCCGCGTCGTTGCGGCGCGCGCGTCCGCGCTGCCGGCCTGGTGTTCGCCGCGCGGGGAGCGGATGCTCGCGGTAGCGGCTACCGGCTATTTCCTTTTGTCGTGTCCGATACAGCTCGTGGCGGTCGGCCGGCAGCTCGGCCTATCCTTCGGCCTGTCCGGCTGGGGCGGATCCGCGTTCTGGACGTCCGGCACGGCGTTCGCCGTCGCCTGGTGGTGCCCGCTTGCGGCCGCCGTGTTCACGGCTCTTTCCTTCGCGCAGGTACGGGCCGGCTTTTTCGGCAAAGCGGTCGATGCGGCGAAGGCGGCTGCGGCCGTCGCCCTGGCGGTACGATTTCCGCTCGCCGGTCACGCCGCCGCGGAAACCCACGCGGGTTGGGCCGTCGTTTTTCACGCCTTGCACATGATCGCGGCCGCCGTCTGGCTGGGCGGAATCGTCGGGCTGTTGGCGACGGCGCGAGCATGGAGCGATCCGGCGCGTCGGGAAGCGTGGAGAGGGATGTTGCAGCGGTTCGCCTGGGCCGCGCCTGCCGCCTGGGCGGTGACGGCGGCCGGCGGCCTTGCGCTGGCTGCAATTCGCCTGCCGGCGTGGCGGCTGT is a window from the Candidatus Reconcilbacillus cellulovorans genome containing:
- a CDS encoding cobalt ABC transporter substrate-binding protein, producing MEVKYLRPFLKRAKTTLSIAAVSVASLAAAAASIEAHDGWVQMYAPVVAQGEVAYAELLFGNHSNEHRSYRIAGQWNPDASRVYVTTPDGRKVDVTASRFYTGEPATDTEPAVNNGFIASFSSSAPGAYIVTVEGDSVFRHGDQATRTLRSAKAFVAVADVPLAARVRDLRGFSRQVTPDRAEFVPEFNPAAVVPGDRLAVRLLLKGKPLAGTQVSVIRRSTSESAVYTTDANGLVTFTAGPADYYLVRAKPQTQERIEGQYDATNYEATMTFVVQNSRSSVAAASACGDPCAPDVYVDGRRVDTGGAVLIRGGTTYAGADWMRVRLGVQVEDRGEVALRAKAEAAGATVEFLPAVGDVRPAVLIYTRKG